A genomic region of Sideroxydans sp. CL21 contains the following coding sequences:
- the flhC gene encoding flagellar transcriptional regulator FlhC, protein MRNKSVVNEAREIQISVELIELGARLQLLQEETGLSRERLLRLYKEVKGESPSKGMLPYSTDWFMSWLPNIHSSLFMGIHHYLLKNANVSGVEALIKSYRLYLEQVAVTTGENVLSITRAWFLIRFFEAKMLQLTECKECGGHFVVHTNELCDSYNCGICRPPSRAGKTKKAAQGEAAVA, encoded by the coding sequence ATGCGAAACAAGAGCGTAGTGAACGAGGCGCGTGAGATACAGATATCCGTCGAGCTTATTGAATTGGGTGCGCGCCTCCAGTTGCTGCAAGAAGAAACGGGGCTGAGCCGGGAGCGTCTGTTGAGGCTCTACAAGGAGGTCAAGGGGGAATCACCTTCCAAAGGCATGCTGCCGTACTCGACGGACTGGTTCATGAGCTGGTTGCCCAATATTCATTCCTCTTTATTCATGGGCATCCATCATTATCTGCTGAAGAATGCCAATGTTTCGGGCGTCGAAGCATTGATCAAAAGTTACCGCTTGTACCTTGAACAGGTGGCGGTCACCACGGGAGAGAATGTTTTGAGCATTACCCGTGCATGGTTCCTGATTCGTTTTTTCGAGGCAAAGATGTTGCAACTAACGGAATGCAAAGAGTGCGGCGGTCATTTCGTCGTGCACACCAACGAGCTTTGCGATAGTTACAACTGCGGCATCTGCCGCCCTCCTTCGCGAGCCGGGAAAACGAAAAAAGCCGCGCAAGGCGAAGCAGCAGTCGCCTAA
- the flhD gene encoding flagellar transcriptional regulator FlhD, whose protein sequence is MNMKQMHEEIKETNLSYMLLAQQMIRDDKASAIFRLGVSEELADLLVGLSSAQMLKMAASNMLLCRFRFDERLLLNMVTDYNKDRMMSQAHAAILMSGQPAEALVL, encoded by the coding sequence ATGAACATGAAGCAAATGCATGAAGAAATAAAGGAAACCAATCTCTCTTATATGCTGTTGGCTCAGCAAATGATACGCGACGACAAGGCCAGCGCGATTTTTCGTCTCGGGGTAAGCGAGGAACTGGCCGACCTGCTCGTCGGGCTTTCTTCGGCACAGATGCTCAAAATGGCCGCGTCTAATATGTTGCTGTGCCGCTTCCGTTTCGACGAGCGTTTGCTGCTGAATATGGTCACTGACTACAACAAGGACAGGATGATGTCGCAGGCGCATGCCGCCATCCTGATGTCAGGCCAACCTGCGGAAGCGTTGGTTCTCTGA
- a CDS encoding tetratricopeptide repeat protein: MLKRTTLFDYFRNRDRAWLLSLLATVCLVYLPFLGNPFFFDDLTFFMNGIPGHYAQAGFHFDLRWFPYATLGWTAALFSDVVPHLFHLGNLLLHAANVILLFYLLRQLICAVFPDRHESSMMIWGAWLGALLFALHPVAVYAVGYVVQRSILMATLFALLTQMAYLRGLLTGQMRWLVLAVLCYFLAVFSKEHSVLTPLVLAALTPLLGERNIASKRVLWVTWSAFLLVAVLVTLRARGIFGAPYEPMAAELFEQQGVLAGTPMLHLLSVLTQAGLFFKYLLLWLLPNVSWMSVDMREPFIASWADWSAWVGFFAFIVYGVTAFRLLLRGGTKGLIGFALLYPWLQFGVELVGIRVQEPFVLYRSYLWMPGLALLIPLLLLQLQQRRAILILVLGCVAILFIALAWNRLWVFGDKFRLWNDAALLLKNESMAGADRIFFNRGQGLMEEQKWEEAARDFERSVAISPQLEPVRYNLGMAYSEAGRYQEAVDQFEAAISIQPNDGRAYFAEGIALKHLHRNEEATKKLEQSCKLNNFAACLLISAHQGGKE; this comes from the coding sequence ATGTTAAAGCGTACAACCTTGTTTGATTATTTCCGGAATCGCGACCGGGCGTGGTTGCTTTCATTGCTGGCGACGGTATGCCTTGTTTACCTGCCGTTTCTCGGTAACCCGTTTTTTTTCGATGACCTGACTTTTTTCATGAATGGCATACCCGGACATTATGCCCAGGCCGGATTCCATTTCGATTTGCGCTGGTTTCCTTACGCCACATTAGGCTGGACGGCTGCACTCTTCAGCGATGTAGTGCCGCATTTATTTCATCTGGGCAATTTGCTGCTGCATGCGGCAAATGTCATTTTATTGTTCTACCTGCTGCGTCAACTGATCTGCGCCGTGTTTCCCGATCGCCATGAGTCATCAATGATGATTTGGGGCGCCTGGCTGGGTGCGCTGCTCTTTGCGCTGCATCCTGTCGCAGTCTACGCGGTGGGTTATGTGGTGCAGCGCAGCATCCTGATGGCGACATTGTTCGCCTTGCTGACGCAGATGGCATATTTGCGCGGCTTGCTGACAGGGCAGATGCGCTGGCTCGTGCTGGCGGTGTTGTGTTATTTCCTTGCGGTTTTTTCAAAAGAACACAGCGTGCTGACGCCTTTGGTATTGGCAGCACTTACCCCGTTGCTGGGTGAAAGAAATATCGCTTCAAAACGTGTGTTATGGGTAACGTGGAGTGCGTTCTTGCTTGTGGCTGTGTTGGTAACCCTGAGAGCGCGCGGCATATTCGGTGCGCCTTACGAACCGATGGCGGCGGAATTGTTCGAACAGCAGGGCGTATTGGCGGGAACGCCCATGTTGCATCTGCTGAGCGTATTGACACAGGCAGGACTGTTCTTCAAATACCTGTTGTTGTGGTTGCTGCCCAATGTGTCATGGATGTCGGTGGATATGCGCGAGCCTTTCATTGCCAGTTGGGCTGACTGGAGCGCCTGGGTCGGATTTTTCGCATTCATTGTCTACGGTGTGACAGCGTTTCGCTTGTTGTTGCGTGGCGGCACGAAGGGATTGATTGGATTCGCTTTGCTCTATCCCTGGTTGCAGTTCGGTGTGGAACTTGTCGGGATTCGCGTGCAGGAGCCCTTTGTACTTTATCGCAGCTACTTGTGGATGCCGGGGCTGGCGCTGTTGATTCCTTTGTTGCTATTACAGCTTCAGCAACGAAGAGCAATTCTGATTCTGGTTCTGGGCTGTGTGGCAATTCTGTTTATCGCCTTGGCATGGAATCGCTTATGGGTGTTCGGCGACAAATTTCGCTTATGGAACGATGCGGCGTTGTTGTTGAAGAATGAATCAATGGCGGGCGCAGACCGAATATTTTTTAACCGTGGTCAGGGTTTGATGGAAGAACAGAAATGGGAAGAAGCTGCCAGGGACTTTGAGCGTTCCGTGGCGATCAGCCCTCAGCTTGAGCCGGTTCGCTACAACTTGGGAATGGCATACAGCGAAGCCGGGCGTTATCAGGAGGCGGTGGATCAATTCGAGGCTGCGATTTCGATTCAACCGAATGATGGGCGAGCCTATTTTGCCGAAGGTATAGCGTTAAAACATTTACATCGCAATGAAGAAGCCACTAAAAAATTGGAACAAAGTTGCAAATTAAATAATTTCGCGGCCTGTTTGCTGATTTCAGCTCATCAAGGGGGCAAGGAATAA
- a CDS encoding prepilin-type N-terminal cleavage/methylation domain-containing protein, whose amino-acid sequence MKQVQKGFTLIELMIVVAIIGILAAVAIPAYQDYVVKAKLSKVQSTMDSIKLALAMYYQENGSFPLGTATQVTNPGTAGTTEAVGATDVWTSIGLSTFPTLPPEVSALDYNTNALGDSFALTLTIATGKIKAGTIDGAKITITPSIGVPAGGPPPATAAGTSVVGTAIVWHYACSLTGGTIDPILTKYFNNAGVACTATSA is encoded by the coding sequence ATGAAACAAGTTCAGAAAGGTTTCACCCTGATCGAGCTGATGATCGTGGTTGCGATCATTGGTATTCTGGCGGCGGTGGCGATTCCGGCGTATCAGGACTATGTGGTCAAGGCCAAGCTGTCCAAAGTGCAATCGACGATGGACTCGATTAAGTTGGCGCTGGCGATGTACTACCAGGAAAATGGAAGCTTTCCTCTTGGTACAGCCACTCAGGTAACGAATCCTGGTACAGCTGGTACAACCGAAGCAGTTGGAGCTACGGATGTTTGGACATCAATAGGTTTGAGTACGTTTCCCACGCTGCCTCCGGAAGTGTCGGCTCTTGATTACAATACCAATGCGCTGGGGGACTCCTTTGCTTTGACCCTGACCATTGCGACTGGCAAGATCAAAGCAGGTACGATTGACGGCGCCAAAATTACCATTACTCCGTCAATTGGAGTTCCTGCCGGTGGACCTCCGCCCGCTACTGCTGCAGGTACGTCCGTTGTTGGCACAGCGATAGTATGGCATTACGCATGTTCCTTAACTGGGGGTACCATTGATCCGATTCTGACCAAGTACTTCAACAATGCAGGTGTTGCTTGCACCGCAACCTCGGCGTAA
- a CDS encoding HD family phosphohydrolase, translating to MTQGENLLHRLEELNAIGVALSSERDIDRLLETILVAAQRITNADAGTLYLLEPDQQQLKFSIMRTNSLDIAQGGTSGNAIKPYPIHLIDKDGKPNHSMVVAHVALNDVTVNIADAYTAEGFDFSGTKGFDKKTGYRSTSFLAVPMKNHENEIIGVLQLINAQDRESGAIVSFSEDDQHLLESLASQAAIALTNRRLIQQLEDLFESLINLINTAIDDKSPYTGGHCERVPALTMMLAEAANKAKQGALKDFNLTDKDRYELKIAGLLHDCGKITTPVHVVDKSTKLETIFDRIQLIDTRFEVLKRDAEIEMLKGIRTNADFEATVRQLDADREFLRRCNIGSEKMQDADVARVQQIAQYKWRNIQGNTADFLNAEEVENLTIRAGTLTAAEREKINHHIDVTIKMLEALPWPNHLKHVPEYAGGHHERMDGKGYPKGLTREQMSIQARVMGIADIFEALTAKDRPYKEGKTLTESLAILGKFKENGHIDPDLFDVFIREKVYLAYARQFLTPEQIDEVDESKIPGYVP from the coding sequence ATGACGCAAGGCGAAAATCTGCTGCACCGGCTGGAAGAATTGAATGCCATCGGCGTGGCACTTTCAAGCGAACGGGACATCGACCGTCTGCTGGAGACCATTTTGGTTGCCGCGCAGCGTATCACCAATGCCGATGCGGGCACCTTGTATCTGCTTGAACCGGATCAGCAGCAGCTCAAATTCTCGATCATGCGTACCAACTCGCTGGACATTGCGCAGGGCGGCACCAGCGGCAATGCCATCAAGCCCTATCCCATTCACCTGATCGACAAGGATGGCAAGCCCAACCATTCCATGGTGGTGGCGCATGTGGCGCTGAACGATGTAACGGTGAACATCGCCGATGCCTATACCGCCGAGGGCTTCGATTTTTCCGGTACCAAAGGTTTTGACAAGAAGACAGGTTACCGCTCCACTTCGTTTTTGGCCGTGCCAATGAAAAATCACGAGAACGAAATCATCGGCGTGTTGCAACTCATCAATGCCCAGGACAGGGAAAGCGGGGCGATCGTATCGTTCTCGGAAGACGACCAGCATCTGCTGGAGTCTTTGGCTTCGCAGGCAGCCATCGCACTGACCAACCGGCGCTTGATCCAGCAGCTGGAAGATTTGTTCGAGTCATTGATCAACCTCATCAACACCGCCATTGACGACAAATCTCCCTATACCGGGGGGCACTGCGAACGTGTGCCTGCGCTGACCATGATGCTGGCCGAAGCGGCGAACAAGGCCAAACAGGGTGCGCTCAAGGATTTCAACCTGACCGACAAGGATCGTTACGAACTCAAGATCGCCGGGCTACTGCACGACTGCGGCAAGATCACCACGCCGGTGCATGTGGTGGACAAATCCACCAAGCTGGAGACCATCTTTGACCGTATTCAATTGATCGACACGCGCTTTGAGGTGCTCAAGCGCGACGCCGAGATTGAGATGCTCAAGGGGATCAGGACGAATGCCGACTTTGAGGCGACTGTCCGGCAACTTGATGCGGATCGCGAATTTCTGCGCCGCTGCAATATCGGTTCGGAAAAGATGCAGGATGCCGATGTAGCCCGGGTGCAACAGATCGCTCAATACAAATGGCGCAATATCCAGGGCAATACGGCAGACTTCTTGAATGCGGAAGAAGTCGAGAATCTCACTATCCGCGCCGGTACGCTCACAGCGGCAGAACGCGAGAAAATCAATCACCATATTGATGTCACGATCAAGATGCTGGAGGCACTGCCCTGGCCGAACCACCTGAAACATGTGCCGGAATATGCGGGAGGACACCACGAGCGTATGGATGGCAAAGGTTACCCCAAAGGGTTGACGCGCGAACAAATGTCGATACAGGCGCGGGTCATGGGTATTGCCGATATTTTCGAGGCGCTAACCGCCAAAGATCGTCCCTACAAGGAAGGCAAAACGCTTACCGAATCGCTGGCAATCCTTGGCAAATTCAAGGAGAACGGTCATATCGATCCCGACTTGTTTGACGTTTTTATCCGCGAAAAGGTCTATCTTGCCTACGCTAGGCAATTTCTCACGCCGGAACAGATCGACGAAGTCGATGAAAGCAAGATTCCGGGATATGTTCCTTGA
- a CDS encoding GspE/PulE family protein, translating to MASPVQGNMNEMGLRLEFTRNLNHVTNKIHATSNIDEIMLDVSKDICTLFNADRLTIYVVGEDKASLISKVKTGLNSFKDLKLPIAEQSIAGYAAFHKKLLNLKDVYDEQELAAFSTTLRFLQDVDRRTGYRTKQMLVAPIVDVEGNELIGVMQVINNKAGIPFPSMVEEGVRELAQTLAVALKQRQQQANTVKTKYDYLVSDAVMSAAEFELATRTARRKGVDVEDVLLDEFQVKPEALGKALSSFFGVPYEPLKADRLKPSELLRNLKREYVESSHWVPVDDTPEGVVILTTDPERIQASRVVNNIFPKNRLIYKVCTQREFKATLDQFYGGGSNVGDITGSFEDTGSMDDLLTSLGSGDEEDAGTSQDEVSAAADNELVKLVNKIIIDAYKMGASDIHIEPQPGKGKTGIRLRKDGSLLNYIEVPSTYRNAMITRLKIMCDLDISEKRKPQDGKIKFKKYGPLDIELRVATIPSQGGVEDVVMRILASGEPIPLENMNFSARNLELVKKTISKPYGLFFVCGPTGSGKTTTLHSILKHINTPDTKIWTVEDPVEITQKGLRQVQVNKKAGLDFASIMRSFLRADPDVIMVGEMRDKETVSTGIEASLTGHLVFATLHTNSAPESIVRLLDMGMDPFNFADALLGILAQRLAKRLCKDCKKAHIASQDEIKSLLTEFAEEMRNTETWKKDPNTAYKALYAEWVKLFGDDQGQIKLYEKVGCEKCSGTGYRGRVGLHELLIGSDRVKKAIQDHAHVAELLALALEEGMRTLKQDGIEKVLSGITDIHQVRAVCIK from the coding sequence ATGGCCAGTCCGGTACAAGGTAATATGAACGAGATGGGGTTGCGGTTGGAGTTCACCAGGAACCTCAACCACGTCACCAACAAGATCCACGCCACCAGCAACATCGACGAGATCATGCTGGATGTCAGCAAGGACATCTGTACCTTGTTCAATGCCGACCGCCTGACCATATACGTGGTGGGTGAAGACAAGGCCTCGCTGATCTCCAAGGTCAAGACCGGACTGAACTCGTTCAAGGATCTGAAGCTGCCCATCGCCGAGCAAAGCATTGCGGGTTACGCCGCATTCCACAAGAAGTTGCTCAATCTCAAAGATGTTTACGACGAGCAGGAACTGGCTGCTTTCAGCACGACATTGCGTTTCCTGCAGGATGTAGACCGGCGCACCGGCTATCGTACCAAACAGATGCTGGTTGCGCCGATTGTCGACGTGGAGGGAAACGAGCTGATCGGGGTGATGCAGGTCATCAACAACAAGGCCGGTATACCTTTCCCGTCGATGGTGGAAGAGGGGGTGCGCGAACTGGCACAAACCCTCGCGGTCGCACTCAAGCAACGCCAGCAACAGGCCAACACGGTCAAGACAAAATACGACTACCTCGTTTCCGATGCGGTGATGTCCGCGGCAGAGTTCGAATTGGCAACGCGCACCGCACGGCGCAAGGGAGTGGATGTCGAGGACGTGTTGCTGGACGAATTTCAGGTCAAGCCGGAAGCGTTAGGCAAGGCGTTGTCCAGTTTCTTCGGTGTGCCTTATGAGCCGCTCAAGGCAGATCGGCTTAAACCGTCCGAACTCCTGCGCAATCTGAAGCGCGAATATGTGGAAAGCAGCCACTGGGTGCCGGTTGACGATACCCCGGAGGGCGTAGTTATTCTCACCACCGACCCGGAACGTATACAGGCCTCGCGGGTGGTCAACAATATTTTCCCCAAGAACAGGCTGATCTACAAAGTCTGTACGCAGCGCGAGTTCAAGGCTACGCTCGACCAGTTTTATGGCGGCGGCTCCAATGTGGGCGATATCACCGGCAGTTTTGAAGATACGGGCAGCATGGATGACCTGCTAACCTCGTTGGGAAGCGGGGATGAGGAAGACGCGGGCACCAGCCAGGATGAAGTCAGCGCGGCAGCGGATAACGAACTGGTCAAGCTGGTCAACAAAATCATTATCGATGCCTACAAGATGGGAGCCTCGGACATCCATATCGAGCCCCAGCCGGGCAAGGGCAAGACGGGAATACGTTTGCGCAAGGACGGTTCGCTGCTGAACTACATCGAAGTGCCTTCCACTTATCGCAACGCGATGATCACCCGCCTCAAAATTATGTGTGATCTCGATATCTCCGAGAAGCGCAAACCGCAGGATGGCAAGATCAAATTCAAGAAATACGGTCCCCTGGATATCGAGTTGCGCGTTGCGACCATTCCCTCGCAGGGCGGCGTGGAAGATGTGGTGATGCGTATTCTGGCTTCCGGCGAGCCGATACCGCTGGAAAACATGAACTTTTCAGCACGCAATCTTGAATTGGTGAAAAAGACCATCAGCAAACCCTACGGCCTGTTCTTCGTGTGCGGGCCGACAGGCTCGGGTAAAACGACGACATTGCACTCCATCCTGAAGCACATCAACACGCCGGACACCAAGATATGGACGGTGGAAGATCCGGTGGAAATCACGCAGAAAGGCTTGCGCCAGGTGCAGGTCAACAAGAAGGCCGGACTGGACTTTGCTTCCATCATGCGCTCATTCCTGCGTGCCGATCCGGACGTGATCATGGTGGGTGAAATGCGCGACAAGGAAACGGTCTCCACCGGCATTGAGGCCTCGCTCACGGGCCACCTGGTATTCGCAACCCTGCACACCAACAGCGCCCCGGAGTCCATTGTCCGTTTGCTCGATATGGGCATGGACCCATTCAACTTTGCAGATGCATTGCTGGGCATTCTGGCGCAACGTCTGGCCAAGCGTTTGTGCAAGGACTGCAAGAAGGCGCACATTGCTTCGCAGGATGAAATCAAATCATTGCTCACCGAATTTGCCGAAGAAATGCGCAACACCGAGACCTGGAAAAAAGACCCTAACACGGCATACAAAGCATTGTATGCCGAATGGGTCAAACTGTTCGGCGATGATCAAGGCCAGATCAAGCTTTACGAAAAAGTGGGTTGCGAAAAATGCTCCGGCACGGGCTATCGCGGGCGTGTCGGTTTGCACGAATTGCTGATTGGCAGCGATCGGGTGAAAAAAGCCATTCAGGATCACGCGCATGTCGCCGAACTACTGGCACTTGCGCTGGAAGAAGGGATGCGCACCCTCAAACAGGACGGTATTGAAAAAGTCCTGAGCGGAATCACCGACATTCATCAAGTGCGCGCCGTTTGTATCAAATAG
- a CDS encoding cyclic nucleotide-binding domain-containing protein: protein MQDILDIRVLASLEPISSFSPARLRELLDYCHVETVAQGGDPFSEHPPAGQSVYLLRGELEVVYEDDNRVLIRSGSEWARHPIGKRQPAIRSAHALSDVQLLRVNDDLLDRMVTWDQFAYHDDAKPLALKEGSESALKRLLNSGMFSAENLSNSPFAHLPSANIGKLLNCIEAVAVWDKDVVIREGDDGDYYYLIESGRAQVTRLVGGANLVLAELKSGDVFGEEALISDSKRNATVTMKSNGVLLRLKKQDFMELMQEPLLHRISYEDARKKAAQGAIWLDVRHPPEYRYDKLPGAINVPLNDIRNAIGVLSKATTYIAYCQSGRRSAAAAFILAQAGYDVYVLENGLWSVPKARQQQ from the coding sequence ATGCAAGATATCCTTGACATCAGAGTACTCGCCTCACTGGAACCGATCTCGTCGTTCAGTCCGGCACGCTTGCGCGAGCTGCTCGACTATTGTCATGTGGAAACCGTGGCGCAGGGTGGCGATCCGTTCAGTGAGCATCCGCCTGCCGGGCAGTCGGTCTATTTGTTGCGCGGTGAACTGGAAGTAGTGTACGAAGATGACAATCGTGTACTCATCCGTTCCGGCTCGGAATGGGCACGTCATCCTATAGGCAAGCGCCAGCCGGCCATCCGTTCGGCGCATGCCCTGAGCGACGTGCAGCTGTTGCGGGTGAACGACGATTTGCTGGATCGCATGGTGACATGGGATCAGTTTGCCTATCACGATGATGCGAAGCCGTTGGCGCTGAAAGAAGGCTCGGAGTCGGCGCTGAAAAGATTGCTCAATTCCGGCATGTTCAGCGCGGAAAACCTGAGCAACAGTCCGTTTGCGCATCTGCCATCGGCCAATATTGGTAAACTGCTTAACTGCATCGAGGCCGTCGCGGTGTGGGACAAGGATGTCGTCATCCGCGAAGGCGATGATGGCGACTATTACTACCTGATCGAGAGCGGACGAGCCCAGGTCACGCGCTTGGTTGGCGGAGCGAATCTGGTGCTGGCCGAGCTCAAGTCAGGCGATGTATTCGGGGAAGAAGCACTGATATCGGATTCCAAACGCAACGCCACGGTGACAATGAAGAGCAACGGGGTGCTATTGCGATTGAAGAAACAGGACTTCATGGAATTGATGCAGGAACCCTTGTTGCACCGCATCAGTTACGAGGATGCCAGGAAAAAAGCAGCTCAGGGCGCAATCTGGCTGGATGTTCGCCATCCGCCGGAATACCGGTATGACAAATTGCCTGGCGCAATCAATGTGCCGCTCAATGACATCCGCAATGCGATCGGGGTGCTCAGCAAGGCGACAACGTATATCGCGTATTGCCAGAGCGGTCGACGCAGTGCAGCCGCCGCGTTCATTTTGGCGCAGGCAGGATACGATGTATATGTTTTGGAGAACGGATTGTGGTCTGTGCCCAAGGCACGGCAGCAACAATAG
- a CDS encoding 3',5'-cyclic-nucleotide phosphodiesterase, whose amino-acid sequence MKLRILGCSGGIGGNLRTTSMLLDHDVLIDAGTGVGDLSLAEMSVIDHVFVTHSHLDHIACLPLLVDSVGFMRDQPLVIHATDETLSILKQHVFNWEIWPDFSEIPSQHRPILRYERIGLGEAVEIGGRKITPLPANHVVPAVGFQIDSGGKSLVFSGDTTTCDALWEAVNRIGNLEYLIVETAFSNAEMDLAVISKHLCPSLLAAELNKLTLNPKIYISHLKPGEIELTMQEISECVQKFEPKMLQNGQVFEF is encoded by the coding sequence ATGAAATTGAGAATATTGGGGTGCAGCGGCGGAATCGGGGGTAATTTGCGCACCACCTCGATGCTGCTCGATCATGATGTGCTGATCGATGCCGGAACCGGCGTCGGCGATTTGAGTTTGGCCGAGATGAGCGTGATCGACCACGTTTTCGTGACCCATTCGCATCTCGATCATATCGCTTGCCTGCCGCTGCTCGTGGACAGTGTGGGTTTTATGCGTGACCAGCCTTTGGTCATCCACGCGACCGACGAGACATTGAGCATCCTCAAGCAGCATGTTTTCAATTGGGAGATTTGGCCGGATTTCAGTGAAATACCCAGTCAGCACCGGCCTATTCTGCGCTACGAGCGGATCGGCTTGGGAGAGGCCGTCGAAATCGGTGGCCGAAAGATCACGCCTTTGCCGGCGAATCACGTGGTTCCGGCGGTGGGCTTTCAGATCGACAGCGGCGGGAAAAGCCTGGTGTTCAGCGGCGACACGACCACATGTGATGCCTTGTGGGAGGCGGTCAACCGCATTGGGAATCTGGAATATCTGATCGTTGAAACGGCGTTCTCGAACGCGGAAATGGACCTTGCCGTTATTTCCAAGCATCTTTGCCCTTCTTTGCTGGCTGCAGAGCTGAACAAGCTTACACTCAATCCCAAGATATACATCTCACACCTGAAGCCGGGCGAGATCGAACTGACGATGCAGGAAATCAGCGAGTGCGTACAGAAATTTGAACCGAAAATGCTGCAAAACGGACAGGTGTTCGAGTTCTAG